CAGAGCCGCCACCGACAATTAAACTCGCCTTAGTTTATGCGCTATTATAGCCTCAATAAGCAAGCTCCGTCCGTTGATTTTCAGGCCGCTACCATTGCCGGCCAGGCCCCCGACGGCGGCTTATATTTTCCGGAGCAGGTTCCAAAGTTCTCGCCCGATTTGCTCAACAACCTCAAAACGATGCCGCGGGCGGAGGTGGCGTTTGAGGTTATTTGGCCGTATGTGGGAAATACCATTCCGGCTGATGTACTGCGCACGATCTGCGCGGAAACCGTGGATTTCGAGTTCCCACTGGTGCCCGTGACCGAGCGGATAGCCGCGCTGGAGCTGTTTCATGGCCCGACGCTGGCTTTTAAGGATGTGGGTGCCCGGTTTATGAGCCGCTGCCTTGGCTACTTTTCGCGGCAGCAAAAAGCGACCATTACCGTGCTGGTGGCAACCTCCGGCGACACGGGCGGGGCCGTAGCCGACGGATTTTTGGGTGTAGAAGGCGTGGAAGTCGTTATTCTGTATCCGTCGGGCAAAGTAAGTCCGTTGCAGGAGCTGCAGTTGACTACGCTGGGCCAAAACATCACGGCGCTGGAAGTGCGCGGTAACTTCGACGACTGCCAGCGCCTCGTGAAGCAGGCTTTTCTCGACCCCGCAGTAGCCGCGCACCGGCAGCTCACCTCGGCCAATTCCATCAATGTAGCCCGCTGGCTGCCTCAGCAGTTTTATTACTGCTACGCCCTGCAACAATGGACGCAAAAAAGCCCCCAGTGGTGGCGGTGCCCAGCGGCAACTTTGGTAACATCTGCGCTGGCCTGCTCGCCCACGCGTCGGGGTTGCCTATCGGGCACTTTGTGGCGGCTTGCAACGCCAATTCAGCCGTAGCCGACTACCTGCGCACGGGCACTTTTACCGCCCGCACGGCCGTCGTCACGCTTTCTAACGCAATGGACGTAGGTAACCCCAGCAACTTCGGCCGCATCCTAGAACTGTTTGGGCAAAGCCACCCAGATATCAGTCAGTTGGTGAGTGGGGCAATTATTTCCGATGAGCAGACGAAAGAAACCATCCAGCGCGTGTATCAGGAATCGGGCTATTTGCTGGATCCTCACGGCGCAGTTGCGTTGAAGGCACTAGAAGATTATCTCACTGACCACCCTACTGACCAAGGCATTTTCCTGGAAACAGCGCACCCAGTGAAGTTTCCAGAAGTAGTAGAGCCCGTTATTGGAGCCGTAGTGCCGGTACCAACCGCAGTGCAAGGCCTGCTGAGCCGGACTAAGCGCAGTATCCTACTAGAGCCGGAGTACGCTGCTTTGCAGGAGTTTTTGCTCCGATAAAATTGTTGGCGAAACCTGGAGGTGGGGTAGCAGGTAGTTAGTGCGCTGGTTATCCTTTCTTTGCTGTGCCGACTTACTCTTTCCACATGCGCTATGGTTTCCGCCCGCTTGCCGGGGCTTTTCTGCTTCTTTCCGCCCTGCTGAGCGCTTGTAGCGCCGATCAGATAGAGCACATCAAAGACGGGAAGAAAATTGCCATCAAGCTGGAAAACATGGCGGTAAAGCGCATTATGCCCGCCGATCTGCTGCGCGCCACGCGCTGGGCCGGCGACTCGCTCACCAGCCACGCCGACCGCGAATTGCGCCGCGTACTGGACGAAAAGCTAGCCAGCGGCGGCGTAGCGGCGGCTCTCCCCTACTGCCGCCCCGAAACATTTGCTTCCGTCGATTCGCTGGCGAAGGTACTAGAGGCCGCACCGCGCCGCCTGAGCCAGCAGGCGCGCAACCCGCAGAACCAAGCAAATTTGCCCCCCAGCCAGCTTCGGCCGGATACTACGCGCCTCGTGAGCAGATTGAACATGGAGCAGTTTAGCTACCAGCGCCCTCTCACCCTCAACGACCAGCAGTGCCTACGCTGCCACGGCACAGTAGGCAGGGATATTAGCGCCGCCGATTACGCTCTGATTAAGCAGCGGTATCCGGCGGATAAGTCCACGGGGTTTCGGCTGGGCGAGCCGATGGGCGTGTGGCGGGTGCAGCTGCAGCGGACGGGCGTCGCGGAGCACTACACCATGAGAACGCGCAAGATTATGAAGCCGCGCCCGAAGCTGTTTTAGCCAAATTTGCCCCCCAGCCTTACTTTTCAACAACCTATGTCTACTACTGCCCCTGTTATCATTGTTGGAGCTGGTTTGGCTGGCTTGGCTTGCGCTAATTACCTACACCGCGCCGGCCGGCCGGTGCTAGTGCTGGATAGCGCCAATGCCGTGGGGGGCCGGGTACGCACCGATGTCACGCCCGAAGGCTTCCGGCTCGATCGGGGCTTTCAGGTGCTGCTCACCCGCTACCCGGAAGTAGAGCGCCTCCTCGACTATGGCGCGGCCGACTTAAGAGCCTTTCGCTCCGGGGCCGTAATTCGCCTGGCCGATGGTAGCGAAACAACCCTGCAAAATCCCTTACAGAAGCCCTTCGCAGCTTTTTCAGCCCTAACGTCGCCTATCGGGTCACTCACCGATAAGCTGCGGATTGTGCAGCTAGCGCTCGATGTACGCGCCCAAACGAGCCAGCAGCTATTAGCGCGCCCCGCCACCGACACGCTCACCTTTCTGCGGCGCTATGGCTGGAGCGAGCAAATCATTGACACCTTTTTCCGGCCCTTTTTCGGTGGCGTTTTCCTCGATCGTTCTCTGAGCACGGCCAGCAATTTCTTCGAGTTTGTCTTTCAACAGTTCGTCATCGGCGAAGCCGTGGTACCGGCCCTAGGCATTCAGCAAATCCCCGAGCAGTTAGCGGGTCGCCTGCCCGCGGGTAGTGTGCGGCTGAATACGCCCGTGGAAGCCGTGGGGGGCAATTTTGTGCAACTCAGCAATGGCGACACGCTGGAAGCAAGCGCCGTAGTGGTAGCCACCGACGGCGAGGCGGCCACCCACCTTTTGCCCCCCAACCCGCACGCCGCCCCAACAGTAGCCTGGCGGCGCACCACCTGCACCTACTTCGCGGCAAACCGCTCCCATGGCCGCGGCGACGGCTTGCTCCGCCTAAACGCCGCCCCTAATTCCTTGGCGCACAATATTAGCTTCCCCAGTGATATAGCACCCGAAATTGCCCCCCAAGGGCGCACGCTGGTATCGGTAAGCACCCATGGCGAGCACGGCCTCGACGAGCAAGCTCTTACCGAGCGCTTACGCCAGGAACTCACGGCCTGGTTTGGTTCGGAAGTAGCTAAGTGGCAGCATTTACGCACTTATCACATTCCGTACGCGCTACCGGTTTACGCGGCTGGCCAAGCGCCCCAGCAGGAGTTGCGGGTAGCTGATGGCTTGTACCGTTGTGGCGATTATGCGGCTTATCCTTCGCAGAATGCGGCGCTGGCTACGGGCCGCCAGGTGGCCGAGCTGTTATTAGCAGGCTAGTAGCCATTCTATAAACAAAGACGTTCGCTAAGGAATAGCAACCAGGTAAACGACGCTGTCTCATTCAAATAAAAAGCCCGGCTCCATGCGGAACCGGGCTTTTCTGTAGGAAGCAAGGGTCAGCTTATTTCGCTTTCTCGCTCTTCTCTTTGATTTTCATCTTTTTGCCGTCCTCTTTCATCTTCCGCTTGGCCTTTTTATCCGTGGCCGGCGCCGCTTCGGGCGCGGCGGCTGCCGGGGCGACCACGTTGTAGGAAGCGGACATGTCGGCTTTCACCGGGTTGCCATCCAGGTCCAGCTCGATGACTTCGTAGCCCAGCTTCTGCAACTCCGGCAATTGCTGCTTGTCGCCGGTCACCACCAGCACCATGCTCTCTAGGGGCAGATACTTCTCGGCACTAGCCTTCACGTCTTCTTTCGTGAAGTTCTGTAGGATCTCCGTTTGCTTCTTCAAGTAATCCGGCGTCAGGTCGTACTCCAATAAACGACCCAGGAAGGCGGCTTTCTGCTGGCCGGTCTCGTAGAGACGCGCATCGCTCTGACCCACCGACGACTTAAGGAACGCCAACTCTTCGTCCGTAATCCCAGTCTTGCGGTAGTCCTCAATCTCCTTCACGAACTCCTTCACCGACGCAGCCGTAGCATCGGCCCGCACGCCAGCAGCGGCCGTAAACGGCCCAGCGTAGCGGCTACCGGAGTAACCCGAGCGGGCCCCGTAGGTGTAGCCTTTGTCTTCGCGCAGGTTCAGGTTGATGCGCGAGTTGAAAGCGCCGCCCAGAATATAGTTAGACAAATACGCCTTATAGTAATCGCCGGTGGCGTCGTAGGGCAAAGCCAGGTAGCCAATACGGATTTCCGATTGGGCGGCCCCGTCCTTATTCACAAAGTAGAGCTTGGTCTTGTCTGGCTTGGCAGCCACGGTCATGGCCGGTAGCGCTACCTCCTTGCGGCTCCAATTCTCTAAGAAGCTCAACTTCGGCATGAGTACTTTTTGGTCCACGTCGCCGACAGCCACCAAATGCGAGATGTTGGGGGCGTAGTTTTTCGCATAAAACTGCTTCACGTCTTCCAGTGTGATATTCTGCACCGAGTTCTGCGTGCCGCTAGTGGGAATACTCATGATATCATCGGCCCCATAAAGCAGACGACTGTACGTCTTGTCGGCGATGACCACGGGTTGCGTGTTCTGGTTGGCAATATTTTCCAGCGTCTGCTTCTTGATGCGGGCGAAGTCGGCCGCATCGAAGCGCGGACGCATCAAGCGCTCCTCCACCAAGGCCATCGTCTGGTCCAGATTTTTGGTCAGCGACTGTACATATACCGTCGTGTTGTCGGCGCCGGCGCTTACTTGCACCGTGCTGCCTAGGCGGTCGAGGGCGGCACTAAACTCCTCCCCGGTGTACTTCTGCGAGCCTTCGTTGAGCATGGCTGCCGTGAGCGAGGCGATGCCCGCTTTGGTGCGGTCGGCTTGCTCTAAGCGATGCCCACCGCGAATGGTGAGCAGCATCGTCACCGACGGGATTTCCGTGTTGCGGGTGCCCATTACGCGCAAGCCATTTTTGAATTGCTCCTGCCATACGGCCGGCACCTGTACCACTGGGTTTGCGCCGCCTTTCGGCTGCTGGCTGCGGTCAAACGTGTCCTTGGCCTTCACGTAAGTCAGGCCTTTGTAGATGTCAGCCGGAGCTTTGTAGCCTTCTTTCGAGATAGTATAGTTGTCGGCCTTCGCCAATAGGTTAGGCGCTGTTTTCGGCACTACACTCAGAACTACCGCTTTTTTGCCCTTGATATACTGATTGTAGACGCGCACCACATCGGCTTTGGTCAGGGCGCGCAATTGCTTCAACTCTTCCGGCAAGCGGTTGGGGTTGCCCGTATACGTTTGGTAAGCGGCCAGCTGCGATACTTTGCCGCTCACGCTGGCCAGGCTATTGATTCTGTCAGCCTCACTACTTGACTTGAAGCGCTGCACTTGCTCATCCGTGACACCAGTTTTCTCAAACTCGGCCAGCGTTTGCCGCACCAGTACTTCCATGCTGTCCAGGCCTTTGCCCGGAAAGCTCAGGGCCGTAATGCCAAACTCACCGGCCAGTTCAGAAGAACGGTTAGAAACCGAAGCCTGTACCGCTTTCTGGCTCTTAACCAGGTTTTTATACAGCAAGGAGTTCTTACCCCGTCCCATGATTTCGGCTAAGGCGTCGAGGGCAACTTCGTCGGGGTGGTACTGCGGGACGGTCGGAAACACCATTTGCAGCATGGGGAAGCGCACGTTGTCCTGGTAGCTCACGTAGCGGTCGGCCGTCAGCTTGGGGGCGGGCAGCTTCATGTTCTCTACGGCCGGACCGCGGCCGATAGAGCCGAAATACTTCTCCACTAGCTTCACCACGTCGGCGGGCTTCACGTCGCCGCCTACGGTAATCGTAGCGTTGTTGGGGCCGTACCAGCGCAGGAAGAAATTCTTCAAGTCATTGACGTCCGAGCGGTCCAGGTCTTCGAGGTAACCAATGACATCCCAGGAATAGGGATGACCATACGGATACAGCGCTTGGTATATCGTTTCGCGCGCTCTACCATAGGGCTGATTGTCGACTCTTTGACCTCGTTCGTTCTTTACCGTAGAGCGCTGAACCTCAAATTTTTGTTGCGTTACGGCGTCCAGCAGAAAGCCCATGCGGTCCGCTTCTAGCCACAGTGCCGTTTCGAGCTGATTGTTCGGGACCGTCTCAAAATAGTTAGTCCGGTCGCGGTTAGTGGTGCCGTTGAGTGTACCACCCGAAGACGTGACAGTTTTGAAGTGCTGCTCGTCGGCCACGTTGTCGGAGCCCTGAAACATCATGTGCTCGAAGAAGTGGGCAAAACCCGATTTACCGATTTCTTCCCGCCCCGAACCGACGTGATACGTTACGTCGACGTGTACCAGTGGGTCGCTGTGGTCTTCGTGCACGAGCAACGTCAGGCCGTTGGGCAACAGGTATTTCTCGTAAGGGATAACTAGCTCGGTGCCTTTGCGAGTCACTTTTTCCACCAGCTTGGTGCCCCCGGGTGCGGGCGCTGGCTTGGTGGTTTTCTTAGGAGCTGGGGTTTGTTGCGCCACCACCGGATTCATCGCCAGTGTGAGGCCCAAGCCCAGCAGCCAAAATGATTTTGGGGTCATAAAAAGTACTTTACTACTGCGTGTGAGAAAAAGGAAGGGTGAGCAAAGACACAGTGCTATACCCTTAGGACGCACGTGCTCAGACTTAAGATTACCAGTTTTTTACCATAATCCCGAAATCAGACTGGTCTGGGGGGCTTTTCGCACGCAATCTTCCAGAGGCTAAAGCTTATTTCTGCTGTTCTGACTAAGCTTATCCAGCAAAAGCCAGAGCAGAAGCGCTCCTGTTAGAAGATCATAATCTTTTGAGGGCGTATAGCTGTTAAGATCCAACAAGCGCGGATATGCCGGTATCTTCGCAGGCTATTTGGCGCTATGCTCTCCCTCGACCTCGACTTTCTACGTCTTTCTTATCGGCCCGATTTACAACTGCTTTTTCTGCGTTGGACGCGGCCCGTATCTACGGCCGAGCATCAGCAGGGATACACGGCCGCACTGCATCTGGCGCGTTCGGCTGGTGCGGGGCAATGGCTGATCGATTTGCGCAGCCGCGGACTGGCATCGGCCGAAGATTTTGCCTGGGTTTTAACTGAGTTTCGGACCCGAATGGGTGCCGCACTACCGCATGTTTCGCGGCGTATTGCTTACCTAGTGACGCCTTATCATAGCGAGCTTATCCGGGAACGCCTGGCTTTGCTGGAGCCAACTTATCCGGTGGCCGTACAGCAAGGCGCGGCCATTCAGGTGTTTACCGAAGAGCAGCCCGCGCAGCAGTGGCTGCATATGGGCGGCGCCTAATTTGCCCCCCAACGCTGTTTTTAACTTTATACTCAGCGCTACTCAATTACAATAAGGCCTAGCCTTCCGCCCAGCGGTAGCGCCGCTCTTTCCACTGAATATAGCTCGGCCATAGCGTATAGCTCAGCACAGCTACCGACATCACCGATAGATACACCTCGTAGAGCAGCAGCACTGCCAAGGTTTCGCGGCGCCCGACTTGGCGTAGAGTGATGTGCAGGAATACTGTCTGCAAGGCCAGCTTGGCGCTGAATATACTGAGCACGACCGCAGGAGTAAACAAGCCAGGCCAGTACAGCACCATATAAAACAGGCCGTATAAGCTAAATAAAACGGAAAGTTGCCAGGGCAGGCGCGTGGCGCCTTTCATCCAGCGCTTGCGCTGACGCAGCAGGTGCATCACCGTCGGTTGGGGCACTGATACACCCAGCGTGCGCCGATCCATGAGGTTGCGGTAGCCCCATCCTTGGGCCACGATTTGGGCAAACAGCTGCAAGTCCTCGGTAATGCTGAACGCCAGCGCCTCGTAGCCCCCAATCGATTCGTACGCTTCGCGGGTGACGAGCATGTTGTTGCCCACTGCGGTTACGGGCTGGCCCATCTCGGTTAGCAAGCGGATGATATTCAAGCCAAACAGCCAGTCGAGGCCCTGCAAGCGACCGAATAAGCTGCCATCGGCCGTGGTGGCGCCCGTCACGACGCCCACGCCAGCAGGGGCAGCAGCCAGCATTGTCTGAACCCAATCCGGCGCCAGCGCCATATCGGCATCCGTAATTAGGAAAATATCAGCGGTGGCAGCCCGACTCAGGTGAGCCAACACGTTACTTTTACCCTTAGCCGTGCCCAGCCGGTGCCGAATGGGCATCAGCTTGAACTGCGGTTTATTTGCAATGAAGCGCTGCACAACGCCCATCGTATTATCCGTGGAAGCATCGTCGCCGATCAGGATTTCGAGCTGTTCGGGTGGGTAGTTGAGGCGGGTGAGGGAGGTGAGGCAGCGCTCAATAGTTGCTTCTTCGTTGCGGGCCGCAATTAGAATACTCACTTTCGGCCGCGCTGCACTCAGTGGCGCAATGGGTTGTATGCGAAGTACGCGGAGCAAAATGAGCGCACATAAAGCGAAGAACAACCCAAAGAAAACCCAAGCAATAACCATAAACTACCCTTTTTAATGCAACAGGCCGCGCTCAACTGCGCAGGGCAGGAATGCGGCCGTATAACTTAAAAGAATACGGTCATCTTTGGGGTTAACGTTGCTGCGTAAATGCTGATTTTAAAGCCTGATATTCACGTACTAATACGGAGCCGCCCCGACGATTTTTAGTGTCTCCGTCAGCTACAACTCCATAAAAAAGCCCCCCAACGGCCTTACAAAGGTGCTGGGGGGCTTTTTTTATCAGATCGTTTTAAAGACGCGGGTCGGTTTCCACGGGCGCATCGTAGGCGGGAGTATCCAATACAACCGGCTCGGAAGTGGGGATACGCACATCATCGGCATCATCTACGCGCAGGGTAAGCAGGCCAGAGATGATCATAGAAATGCCCCCAGCACGAGTGTATATACCGACTCGCCGGCAAATACATTCTTGGTGAAGAAGCCAAGTATAAGACCGGCTACTACCTGCGGAATCACGATAAAGAAGTTAAACACGCCCATGTAATAGCCCATTTTGTTGGCGGGCAGCGCGCCAGCCAACATAGCATAAGGCACCGACAAAATACTGGCCCAGGCAACTCCCACTCCTACCATCGACAGCAGCAGTAGGCTTGGGTCTTGAATAAAGTAAATCGAAATCAGCCCTAGCCCGCCAGCTACTAAGCACAGCATATGCGTGAAGCGGCGGCTGGTAGCACGTGCAAGGTAAGGCAGCAGTAAGGCCGCAATTGCTGACACGCCATTATACACGGCAAAGCAAATGCCCACCCAGTCGGCGCCTTCGTTGTAGAGTTTGGAAGTGGCATCGGTAGTGCCGTAGATGTGGCTGGTAACGGCGGGCGTGGTATAAATCCACATCGAGAACAAAGCCAGCCAAGAAAAGAACTGCACGATAGCCAGCTGACGCATGGTTTTGGGCATGGCAAAAATGCCCGCGAAGGACTCGCGCACGCCATTGAGGAAGCCAGCGTTGCGACGTTTATCCTCTTCAAACTCTGCCATGTTTTCGGGTGGATACTCGCGCGTACGCAGCACCGTCCAGAGCACGGCCAGAAAGAACGCGGCCCCACCCATATAGAATGCATACTTCACCGACTGCGGGATTTGACCGGCTGGCGCGGTATTCGGAACGTCAAACCAGTTGGTAAACATCCACGGCAACGATGAGGCAACTACCGCCCCAATGCCAATAAAGAACGTTTGGGCCGCAAAACCCGTCGTGCGCTGCTCCGAAGGCAGCAAGTCGCCCACCAGCGCGCGGAAAGGCTCCATGCTGATATTGATGCTGGAGTCCATAATCCAGAGCATACCAGCGGCCATCCACAGGGCTGTTACATTGGGCATGGCCAACAACGCCAGCGAGGCTAAAA
The window above is part of the Hymenobacter radiodurans genome. Proteins encoded here:
- a CDS encoding c-type heme family protein gives rise to the protein MPTYSFHMRYGFRPLAGAFLLLSALLSACSADQIEHIKDGKKIAIKLENMAVKRIMPADLLRATRWAGDSLTSHADRELRRVLDEKLASGGVAAALPYCRPETFASVDSLAKVLEAAPRRLSQQARNPQNQANLPPSQLRPDTTRLVSRLNMEQFSYQRPLTLNDQQCLRCHGTVGRDISAADYALIKQRYPADKSTGFRLGEPMGVWRVQLQRTGVAEHYTMRTRKIMKPRPKLF
- a CDS encoding protoporphyrinogen/coproporphyrinogen oxidase, with translation MSTTAPVIIVGAGLAGLACANYLHRAGRPVLVLDSANAVGGRVRTDVTPEGFRLDRGFQVLLTRYPEVERLLDYGAADLRAFRSGAVIRLADGSETTLQNPLQKPFAAFSALTSPIGSLTDKLRIVQLALDVRAQTSQQLLARPATDTLTFLRRYGWSEQIIDTFFRPFFGGVFLDRSLSTASNFFEFVFQQFVIGEAVVPALGIQQIPEQLAGRLPAGSVRLNTPVEAVGGNFVQLSNGDTLEASAVVVATDGEAATHLLPPNPHAAPTVAWRRTTCTYFAANRSHGRGDGLLRLNAAPNSLAHNISFPSDIAPEIAPQGRTLVSVSTHGEHGLDEQALTERLRQELTAWFGSEVAKWQHLRTYHIPYALPVYAAGQAPQQELRVADGLYRCGDYAAYPSQNAALATGRQVAELLLAG
- a CDS encoding M16 family metallopeptidase; the encoded protein is MTPKSFWLLGLGLTLAMNPVVAQQTPAPKKTTKPAPAPGGTKLVEKVTRKGTELVIPYEKYLLPNGLTLLVHEDHSDPLVHVDVTYHVGSGREEIGKSGFAHFFEHMMFQGSDNVADEQHFKTVTSSGGTLNGTTNRDRTNYFETVPNNQLETALWLEADRMGFLLDAVTQQKFEVQRSTVKNERGQRVDNQPYGRARETIYQALYPYGHPYSWDVIGYLEDLDRSDVNDLKNFFLRWYGPNNATITVGGDVKPADVVKLVEKYFGSIGRGPAVENMKLPAPKLTADRYVSYQDNVRFPMLQMVFPTVPQYHPDEVALDALAEIMGRGKNSLLYKNLVKSQKAVQASVSNRSSELAGEFGITALSFPGKGLDSMEVLVRQTLAEFEKTGVTDEQVQRFKSSSEADRINSLASVSGKVSQLAAYQTYTGNPNRLPEELKQLRALTKADVVRVYNQYIKGKKAVVLSVVPKTAPNLLAKADNYTISKEGYKAPADIYKGLTYVKAKDTFDRSQQPKGGANPVVQVPAVWQEQFKNGLRVMGTRNTEIPSVTMLLTIRGGHRLEQADRTKAGIASLTAAMLNEGSQKYTGEEFSAALDRLGSTVQVSAGADNTTVYVQSLTKNLDQTMALVEERLMRPRFDAADFARIKKQTLENIANQNTQPVVIADKTYSRLLYGADDIMSIPTSGTQNSVQNITLEDVKQFYAKNYAPNISHLVAVGDVDQKVLMPKLSFLENWSRKEVALPAMTVAAKPDKTKLYFVNKDGAAQSEIRIGYLALPYDATGDYYKAYLSNYILGGAFNSRINLNLREDKGYTYGARSGYSGSRYAGPFTAAAGVRADATAASVKEFVKEIEDYRKTGITDEELAFLKSSVGQSDARLYETGQQKAAFLGRLLEYDLTPDYLKKQTEILQNFTKEDVKASAEKYLPLESMVLVVTGDKQQLPELQKLGYEVIELDLDGNPVKADMSASYNVVAPAAAAPEAAPATDKKAKRKMKEDGKKMKIKEKSEKAK
- a CDS encoding glycosyltransferase, with product MVIAWVFFGLFFALCALILLRVLRIQPIAPLSAARPKVSILIAARNEEATIERCLTSLTRLNYPPEQLEILIGDDASTDNTMGVVQRFIANKPQFKLMPIRHRLGTAKGKSNVLAHLSRAATADIFLITDADMALAPDWVQTMLAAAPAGVGVVTGATTADGSLFGRLQGLDWLFGLNIIRLLTEMGQPVTAVGNNMLVTREAYESIGGYEALAFSITEDLQLFAQIVAQGWGYRNLMDRRTLGVSVPQPTVMHLLRQRKRWMKGATRLPWQLSVLFSLYGLFYMVLYWPGLFTPAVVLSIFSAKLALQTVFLHITLRQVGRRETLAVLLLYEVYLSVMSVAVLSYTLWPSYIQWKERRYRWAEG
- a CDS encoding MFS transporter, which gives rise to MASSPVVATSSTREKPRLSFWQIWNMSFGFLGIQFGFALQNANVSRIFETMGADADNIAFLWLAAPVTGMLVQPVIGYLSDRTWSPRWGRRRPFFLVGAVLASLALLAMPNVTALWMAAGMLWIMDSSINISMEPFRALVGDLLPSEQRTTGFAAQTFFIGIGAVVASSLPWMFTNWFDVPNTAPAGQIPQSVKYAFYMGGAAFFLAVLWTVLRTREYPPENMAEFEEDKRRNAGFLNGVRESFAGIFAMPKTMRQLAIVQFFSWLALFSMWIYTTPAVTSHIYGTTDATSKLYNEGADWVGICFAVYNGVSAIAALLLPYLARATSRRFTHMLCLVAGGLGLISIYFIQDPSLLLLSMVGVGVAWASILSVPYAMLAGALPANKMGYYMGVFNFFIVIPQVVAGLILGFFTKNVFAGESVYTLVLGAFL